ATTAAAGACGGTGCAACTGTCCTTGATGCAGGAACAGGAACTGGAGAAACGATCAGAGCCACGCTTAATAACTCAAATCCCTCAAAAGTTGTTGGCATTGATATCTCAAAAGGGATGCTAAAAATAGCACGGGAACAAATAAAAGACAAAAGGGTCAGTTTCAAGGTACAGGATATCTCGACAACACTCCCGTACCCGGATGAGTCTTTTGATGTTGTCACCTGCGCATGGGCGCTGGAAACATTGAAAGAACCCAAAAAGACAGTAGCGGAGTTTCTCCGTGTAATAAAAGAGGATGGCTACGTAATCTATGCTTTCCACAGCTTACCCACCGATATTATGGGTCGGCTTTACTCATATCTAATGGGGCAACTCCTGAAGGAAAAATATGAACTCCGATTCCTCACCCCGAAAGAACGTCCATTCCACAAGTGCGGCAGGTCAAGCATAGCAAGTTTTGCCGGGGGACTTGCAACGGTCGTTGTTCTCAGGAAATGCTGCAGTGTAGAAGATGAAACTGCGCCGTGCCTGATAGGCGAGGAAGAGATACCGGCATAGGCTTGCCTCCTTCTGAACAGGCCTTACTCAGTTTCTCACAGTCAATACAGGAATCCCCGATCCTCGTATAACTTTATCTGCCACGCTTCCAAGCAAAAATTTTTCAATCCCGCTTCTGCCCAGTGTACCCATTACTATCAGGTCAATAGATTGCTCTTCTGCAAGTTTCAGGATCTCCTCAGCCGGAAGTCCCTCCACGATCCATTTCACGACATCCAGGCCTTCTCCTTTTGCCAGGTCTTCGATGTATTTTATAGCCGCATCGCCTTCCCGTTTCAAAATTCTTTTCAAACCTTCAATGGTTATATCAGCAGAATTGTACGATTTAGAATCATAATCCGCTTCTATATCCAGGTTTATGGAGGGAGAGACAAGGCTTATAACATAAACAGCATGAAGCTCTGCTCCGGAAAGTTTTGCGAGTTCGATTGCATAGGTTACTGCTTTTTTAACATGCTCTGATCCATCGGTTGCTATCAAGATTTTTTTATAGATTTTGCTCATAATTCTCTCCTGAAACGTTTATTTTCTTATATTATTTATTCCCGCGGCATGGCAGTCAGCGCAGAACTTCGGTTGGTGGCAGCTGCTGCAATCTTTGCCTATTAAAACCTCTTTCTTATGTGTTCTCAGCCAGTCACCGGGATGCTCTTTCTCCTTACTGTGACAGGTGGCGCATATATTCTCCTTTACTATCGGGCTGTGTTTCACATTAGAGTGACAGTTATAACACGCGATTTTATTATTTGTGACGTGGGTCTTATGAACTAAATCGAAATCATCATATTTCTCTACCCTCTCTTTTACATTGTGACATGAATAACACTTGTCCTTCGGGACAACATCATCTGCACCACTTGATATATTCGTATGGCAGGTCGAGCATTCAGCACCGCGGCTGACATGGCCTGTATGATTAAAATTCGAATAATTCCGGAATTTTTTTTCTTCCGGTGGGCCGTGACATGACGGGCATCCTGAAATAGAAGTGTTATCCGGTACATTCCTGAAATGACATGTAATGCATGTTGAAGTGGTCACAACTATATGCCCCGTATCTTTTTTCATCTGGGCAAGACTTGGATGGCACTGGCCGCAGGATGGTTCTGTAACCCGCTGGTGTTCTTTCATCCCTATCACAAGCATGGAATGGCAGCTTGTGCATGTTAACCCGATGCCTCTCTTTGGCTGGAGTAAATGGTCCCTGTGGCTGAAATTCACATTCAGGTAACTGGTATTTGAAGAATAGATACGCTTTTCATGACAGGTGAGACAGTTTTTATCAAGCACCTTTGCATAAAGCTGCCCTGAATAATCCTCAGTTCTGGTTTCATAGTTGTAGAATTGTTTAAGCCCGTTCATCTTGCCTTTTATCTCGCCTATCACGCCCGGCTCGTAATGGCATTTTACGCAGGCAACATCATTATGAGAGGATGCATTCCATGAATCATAATATGGCCTCATGATATGGCAGTTCTTTCCGCAGAATTCGGGGCGCTCGGTTATCTCAATGGCCTTTTCCGAGGCTACAAATACTGCTGAAATCAGGATAATGAGCGCAATTGTAAATTGCAGCCGATGCGCCAAAATCCAGTCCTTGATAATAGATATAAGCGATGTGTTTTTCATTTGAAATTTCAACCTTGATTTATGTTTCAACCGAAATAATCCAAATTCATAGCGAGTTGTAGAGATGCCAATCGGAGGAACCGACTATTTTCATAATTTATAGTCGGATGTCCTCCCTTCTCTCATAGGATGGCATCTCATCAGGTTTGCTTGCGCATATCTCAATGGGCTCTCCTCCGAAGAAGTCCGAATAAGCTGATTTTATCTAGCAAACTGCTGCATGACTCACAGGACTCGCGTCGAAAATGAGCTTACACTCTGGCGTATAGAAGAAGTGTGTCAATCCCATGTATTCGCTTTTTAGCTGCGGGTTTGTTTCGTTGACATCCATGTCACAGCCACAAATAGCGCATTTGCATAATGCCATTAGTTCACCTCTGAATTTAGATTGTTGTGATGCTTGAAGTCGTTTATGCTTCACAAAACAAAACTTTGTTATTTCAGATCTTCTTATTTGCAAATAAAAAGATATCCAAAAATAATCCGCACTTTTTCTTATAAAAACAGTAAAAGAACTATAAGTATGATTTAACTTTTTAAAGCAAAAACCGATTAAAGAATGAGCGCCTGCAATAAATGTATAATTAAGTTTAGCAAAAAAATGCCAAAATTAGAAGTGAGAAAATGAAAAATATAAATATGAGATATATTATGATTTCAGGAACAATCCTGTTATCCCTTGCCTTTACAATAAATATCGGCACAGCACAATTTGATAACCTGACCGATAATACAACTGAAGAAGCTTTTGAGGATATAGCGCCATATGACGGTACAATGGGCCCGGGCAGTGCTTTTTACGGATTAAAAATAGCATTTGAGGACTTTGGCGAGATATTCACGCTCAATGAGAGCGAAAAGATCGAAAAACAAATAGAACATGCAAGATCGCGGCTGGCTGAGGCAAAAGCCGAATTGAGAAGCAATAATAGGGATTACGCCAATATGGCGATTGAGCGGTACAGGGAAAAAATCCGGGCTGTTGATGATTCAGTTTCGAAGACCACCGGAAATGTTTCAGGACTTTTCGGTGCACAGAGAAGGATCATGAAGCATCAGTTCGTCCTGGAAAGGCTTCTTCAGGATTTCCCTGATAACAAAGGATTAAATAGAGCCCTTGATGACAGTGCGCAGCTTGAAGAAAAGTTTGAATCAAGGACTGACCGGAGATTTATGGGCATGTTCCAAAATGGACCGCCTGTTTTCAGGCGAGAAGTAAGAGAAAGTAATGATACAGAAGTCAATAACAGGGATGAAGAAAACGGTACAAGAGGTGGTTATCCGATGAAAATCCCGCCAATGGGATTTTGGGAATAGACTTTTATAAATTAAATTTTTACTTTTTACTTTTTTTCTCATAAATCAGTACCGGTCCAGGCACTGATGCCCGTTCGAACCATAGTGATGGCAGTGCCTGTTTATGTCAGTTGATAATACAAATTTTCGCATTGTATTACAAAAACATTTCTAAATACTTTACGCTTAAAAAAATTAATGTTTAAAGTATTTTTATCTTGGTTTTATAAAGCACAAACTGTATTAAAAACCAGAGTCCATATACCGGATTGATAGGATTGTGATGCTCAAGATTATGCTCATATCAGACAACAGGAAAAACAGGAAACAAATTGGAAATGACAGGAATAATCATCAGACGAATCGTCATTATTTGATTGCTGTCATAATATTTGCCCTGGTATTCTTCTCATCCCAGGCGTATGCCACGGAAGTCAATTCTTCCCACGACCATAATGCATCATCGTCTGATATTACAAATACCACAAATTCATCAACCGGCCACATCCACCTGAATTCAACTACAAACTCTTCCTTGCACGTTCATCCAGATGCGAACCTGTCCGTAGCTTTCCTGATGAAAGGCGCTGCAGAACAAATAAAAGTTAATATAGAGGATTTTGGAACAAAAAATCCTATATCGTCCGAGCCGCATGGTTCTCCGGTCAGGTTTTTTAAGGCAAATGCGCAGAACATTTCTTACGAAATTCTTACTATTAATGTATCTTATCCAGGAATGGAGCTAAATGGGATCGATGAAGAAGAACTCGTGATTTTCCGGCATGAACACAATAATTCAACATGGATCATGCTGCCCACAAAAGTGAACAAAGAAGGAAAAACTCTGGAAGCCACAACCGATTCTTTATCCCTCTTTGCAGTTTCATCTCATTCTGGAAATTCCTCTGCCCATAACCACAATAACACATCTGAGATCGATGGCAACACCTCCCATGACCATGCAGATAAAGAATTAATGCCGATATCAGTTTCCTTCACAGGACCCGGGAACACAAAGATCGCTCTTGAATTAGATAGTAGAAACAGCTCCAATGCTCCATTACCCGGCAGGCCGATCAAATTCTTCAGGATAAATGCCAGGAATTTATCATACAATAAAGTAAACATCGAGGTGGCATACCCGGATTCAGGATTAAATGGGGCGGATGAAAACAACCTTTCGATCTTCCATTATGCCAATTCAACATGGACAAAGCTTCCCACTGAAGTAAACGAAGACGAAAATACGCTGATGGCATCTGTAGAATCCTTATCCCTGTTCGCAATTTCGTCTTTTTTCGATACAGGACACAATATAACGGGACATAATATGGGTATGGGGATAGTGTCCCAGTGCCTGCGATGCCACGGAAGCAGCACGAATTACAGCGGCGGCATGATGGGGGAAACGAAAATCAATGAAAACATCTTGAACCTGAGCATTCACGCAGGTCTCAATAATGCAAGTTCCGACCTTAACAGGGCCTGCTGGGCATGTCACTCCAACTCAACAACACCGCCGGTAAAGCACCCGATGCACAATCCAGCGCTCACATGCACCTCCTGCCACATCACCGGGAAATTTGATTCATTAAGGACAACCGAGCATACAACCCATGCCACAAATATCACAGTGAATGCCACATGCGAGCTCTGCCACGGCAAATCACAGATGATAAATCTCAATGGGAGTACACTGAATTCGACCATCTCTCATTACGGCAAGAAAAGAACAGATATGATTGATCAAAATAAGACCAGCACCAATTGTTCGTATTGCCACCAGAGTCCAGGTTCTGAGTTCTCGGATGTTTTCAGTAAGGCATCAAGAACCAACATAACCCACAATGGAGGTGTTGGATGCTCATCGTGCCACGGCACAGGCAGGCTTCACGATACAACCCTTGTGAATATGAGGGGATACAACCTCTCAAATTGCGTGCAGTGCCACGGAAAGAGCGGTTTTGCTCTCAATAAAGTGGACGAAAACGCATTGAACCAGAGCATTCACGCCAATCTCAATAATGCAAGTTCAAGCCTCAACAGGGCCTGCTGGACGTGCCATTCAAATATTATTACTGCACCTGAAGTACACCCAAATATAGCCAGACAGCCAAATACATGCTCTACCTGCCATATTGAGGGGGCTCTTAACCTGACAAAAAAATTAAAGCCAAATCATCTGACGAGGCACACTCCCGAAAGCAGCCAGTTAAAGGTGGCGGCAGCATGCACCATTTGTCACAGCAACGATGCGCTGGCTTCAGGGAGAACAGTAAATTCCACAGTGTACCATTATGCCAGATATCCTGAAGCAGATACGAAAGACTGCGTGAGCTGCCACCAGAACAAGGAATTCGGGAAAAGATGGGGAAGCCCTCCAGACCCGAGAGAGACCTTGCAACTTGCAAATGTTGAAAAGAAGCTCGTTTCGGATGAAACCTGGAAACTTAACCAGAACTACAGCATAGCGGTAAGCGAAGTGGATAAAGAAGGCCAGTCGGTCTGGCTTGAACTGTATTACAATGGGAAACTGGTTCAAAAAGAGCTGGTTCCAGAAGGTGGCAGTTTCACGTACGATGCAAAACTGGTCGAGGAGGGCGACAATAAAACAATAATCGATCTTGGGATATCAGATATATACTATGGCGGCACCGTGAGCCTGGTGACCTTCAGCGGAGCCGTGCCAAAGCATATACATACCGAAACGAGCAGTATCCAGTGCTACGCCTGCCATGTCAGGGATTACAGGCCGGGTAAGCCTGACGGGTACAGGTTTTTCGTACTCAAGAACGAGGAGCAGAATATCACATTAAACCAGCTGGATATCGATTTTTCAACCGGAGATAAAAAAACGATGTACTCAGGTGAATCATGGGATCTTGGCAGCGGGTATGAACTGAGAATAAAGGATTTCAGCCGGGACCGTGCGTATGTGTTGCTCGCACTATTAAAAAACGATATCGTCGTTAAAGAAGAGTTTGTCAGGGAAGGGGATGATTTCACATACAATACGACATCAAATGGTGTCGAGGTCACGATGTTAAGCCTGAAGATATCGGGCATGTTCGTAAATGGATGAACAGGTATGAAAGAATCAATAAAACATCTGTTTTTTATTGTTCTTGCCGTCCAGGTGATCAATGTATCATCCACTGCTTCGGCTCAAGAGGCAATTATCGTAATTGAAGATGCCCGCCACCTGTCAAATGAGACGGATGTGATCGGACAAAATGAAACCGTTGGAAATTATACTGGTTCAGAACTGGTTCCGGGCCAGTATATAAAAATTGGTGAAGTTCCGGGGACGTTCCATGAATCTTCCCTGACGGGGGGGAATTTCAGCCCGGAATGCAGCGGCTGTCACGGTCTCGGTGGAATAGCCGTAAAACAGATAGATGTTGATGCCTTAAAAAAGAGCGTCCATGCGAACCTCAATAATAGAACAGAAAGCAGGGGAGTAATCGATCAGATCAACAAAGCCTGCTGGGCATGTCACGGCAATGGCACAATGCCTGTGACCCATCCTGAAGAATACCTGGCGCCAAGGTCATGCGCCTCATGCCATTCATTTAATACTTCTTATAACGCACCAGGTGTCAGAGCCCACACAAAAGCCGGGGAAAACCTGACCCTGAAAATAAACTGCGAGAAATGCCACGGCAACAGTCTTGTAAAATCCGGGTTTAATAATTCAAAAGCCAATGTTTCGCATTACCCGGCAAATATAACATATAATTCAACAGATTGTCTCTCATGCCACGGGAACCCTGCAAATGCCACAAAATGGGGGAACGCATCCCTGGTATTTTCCCATGCTAAAAACGGTTCATGCATTGATTGCCACGGAACAGGAAAAACATTGCACGATGTAAATCTTACAATTCCTGCTGAGAGAACATGCGTCAAATGCCATACAAAAGAAGATGCCGTAGAAAAATACGGGGCCAGTGGCATTATCCGCACACATTATCCCGGAGCGCCAGAAGGACGGGCGAATACGACCGCGCGGAATGCCAGCATCTCATGCGAATTGTGCCACAATGCGGCCAACACTACTATCCACAACAGCTCACTCACTAAAAACCTCCTGTACCGGAATAATGCTTCACAGGATAACAACCTGTCACGGATATTTTGCTCTGACTGCCACAGCCCGGGGGGAAGATTTCCCTATAAGCCCGTTGTTCAAATCCCGCGTCTTATTCATGGCAACCGGACAGAACACTCTGAACTTGGAATGAAATTGAACTGCGAGACATGCCACGATTCAGGCAGGGTGAGCAGGTTCCATAAACCTACTCTTGCGTGGGAGAGACCAGTTGGAAGGGTTGTGGATAGCAGCGGTGCCCAGTGTACTGATTGCCATAATACGCACGTAAAGCAGACAGTGCAGAATGTAACATGCACGACCTGCCATTCAGGCTACGATGCCTCGCACTACAGCAGTCTGATTGTAGAAAAAATCAACAAAACCCTCACCTGCGGCGTATGCCACAATGAAATAAAAAACCAGTTCCATAACCTGACAGGACCTGGTAAGGAGTTCTCAAAGCCAGGGATAAAAACAAATGAGACATTAATATTATCGTGCGACTCCTGCCACAACGCTACCGGGAAGGAAAAATTCCATTACAGCGAGTTCCCGGCAGGTACAATCCAGTCGCCGGGCTGGAATAACTGGAGTAATGGCACAAGGGTGAACAAGTGCTCGGACTGCCATGTAAAATACGGTGGTGAGCCGCCATTTAGAGCAACAAACCTGACATATCCCCCGCACAGGAACGCTTCTGATTGCACCCTCTGCCACGGCGGGGATACCCCGATAGCCCTGCATATGCTACAAAAATCAACCGGTGTCCCATATATCAAAGATATAGTTCTTGTCCCGCGGAAAAGCTATGCAGGCGATAACATCTCCATCAGTGCCCTGGCAGTCTCAGGATGGGATGACAGTATTATGAATGTGGAGTACTTTATCGACACTATCGGAGAGGGTGGAAGCGGCAGGAACCTGACCCTTGGAAAAGAGCTTGCCAGCGGCCAGGTAAGGGAAGCGTTTGCAGATATTGATACAACCGGCCTGACTGAGGGCACGCATATAGTTTCTGTGCACGCGCAGGATTCAAAAGGCAGGTGGGGAGATGTGAAACCCGCACCATTCGTGATAAATAAAAAGATTGGCCCACAGTATTTGTTCAGGCACTGGGAAGTAGTGTTCCTGATAGTGGGCGGACTTGTATTAATATACATATTTAAAAAATTTAGGAAATAATACTATGGAAACAGGGGATATACTCTTACTGATCGGATTACTTGCTTTGATAGCCTCAATATTAATATGTAAATTCAATAGCAGATATTTTATACATGGGCTGGGCATGGCGTTTCTTTCTATTTCATCTTCAGTCCTGCTTCTTGTTTACTATTTTATCTTGAATAATTTCAGCGTAAATTATGTATTCACTTACAGTGGAGACCTGAACTTCGCATACAGGATTGCAGCCGTGTGGACAGGGAAAGAGGGCATGCAGCTGCTGCTGGCATGGGCTACCATGCTTTGTATTTTGCTATTTCATATAAAAAATCAGGAGAATAATGGATTCGCACGGAAGATATTATACATAGTTATGGGCATTGAAATTCTATTTTTATTAACTACCCTTATGGACTCGCCTTTTAAACCCACGCCCGGCGCATCAGATGCAGGCATTTTATCAGGTCATGGTTTGAGTCCGAAGTTGATAAGCCCCTGGTTACTTGTCCATCCGCCCCTGGTATTAGTGGCATATGCGGCAGGAATTATTCTATTTGCCGCTGCAATTACCTACCTCTATTCAGGGGAAAAAGAGTGGGTCGGCACTGCAAGGTCGTGGGGAAGAGCTTCATGGCTGTTCTTATCCCTTGCGATGGCGACAGGTGGTGCTTGGGCATATGAGACAGTCGGCTGGGACGGCTTCTGGAGATGGGACCCGGCCCAATCAGGCGCACTCGTAATATGGCTTGTCCTGACTGCTGCGCTGCATGCTATCACCAGGCACCAGCGCAACTTCCGGGAGTATGATACGACCGCTCCGCTGTTATCTGCTTCAGTATTTATCCTGAGCTTCTATGTAATGTTCTTCTCGCGAAAAGGGGTGCGGGGTTCAGAACACAATTTCCTGGGGAGCGATATGTGGATCATATTGTTCGTTGCAATGTCATTAGCCATAATTATTACACTAATTTTAATCCTGAGGAGGAAATCACAGGAATCCGGCTGGAAAATGACATTGAAGAACCTGCACTCACTTCGCACTTCATTCCATGCAACTATTTTATTGTTGTGTATGCTGGCTTTTATCCCTTTCTGGGGCATCACACATGCCTTAATCTCAGAGAAGGTTTTCGGAGATCAAATCTTGATACCGGAAGAAGTCTATAATTTCTGGAGTTTTCCCATAATACTGCTGCTGACAGCGCTTAC
This region of Candidatus Methanoperedens sp. genomic DNA includes:
- a CDS encoding universal stress protein — its product is MMSKIYKKILIATDGSEHVKKAVTYAIELAKLSGAELHAVYVISLVSPSINLDIEADYDSKSYNSADITIEGLKRILKREGDAAIKYIEDLAKGEGLDVVKWIVEGLPAEEILKLAEEQSIDLIVMGTLGRSGIEKFLLGSVADKVIRGSGIPVLTVRN